The following coding sequences lie in one Camelus bactrianus isolate YW-2024 breed Bactrian camel chromosome 8, ASM4877302v1, whole genome shotgun sequence genomic window:
- the HEY2 gene encoding hairy/enhancer-of-split related with YRPW motif protein 2: MKRPCEETTSESDMDETIDVGSENNYSGQSTSSVIRSNSPTTTSQIMARKKRRGIIEKRRRDRINNSLSELRRLVPTAFEKQGSAKLEKAEILQMTVDHLKMLQATGGKGYFDAHALAMDFMSIGFRECLTEVARYLSSVEGLDSSDPLRARLVSHLSTCASQREAVAMTSSLAHHHHPLHPHHWAAAFHHLPAALLQPNGLHASESTPCRLSTTTEVPPAHGSALLTATFAHADSALRMPSTGSVAPCVPPLSTSLLSLSATVHAAAAAATAAAHSFPLSFAGAFPMLPPNAAAAVAAATAISPPLSVSATSSPQQTSSGTNSKPYRPWGTEVGAF, from the exons ATGAAGCGCCCTTGCGAGGAGACGACCTCTGAGAGCGACATGGACGAGACCATCGACGTGGGGAGCGAGAACAATTACTCGGG GCAAAGTACTAGCTCTGTGATTAGATCGAATTCTCCAACGACAACATCTCAGATTAtggcaagaaagaaaaggagaggg ATAATAGAGAAAAGGCGTCGAGATCGGATAAATAACAGTTTATCAGAGTTGAGACGACTGGTGCCAACCGCTTTTGAAAAACAA GGCTCTGCAAAGTTAGAAAAAGCCGAAATATTGCAGATGACAGTGGATCATTTAAAGATGCTCCAGGCAACCGGGGGTAAAG GTTACTTTGACGCACATGCTCTTGCTATGGACTTCATGAGCATTGGATTCCGAGAGTGCTTAACAGAAGTGGCAAGGTACCTGAGCTCCGTGGAAGGCCTGGACTCCTCCGATCCGCTGCGGGCGCGCCTGGTCTCTCATCTCAGCACGTGCGCCTCGCAGCGGGAGGCGGTGGCGATGACCTCCTCTCtggcccaccaccaccacccgctGCATCCGCACCACTGGGCGGCGGCCTTCCACCATCTCCCCGCAGCCCTGCTCCAACCCAACGGACTCCACGCGTCGGAGTCCACGCCTTGTCGCCTCTCCACCACGACAGAAGTGCCTCCTGCCCACGGCTCCGCCCTCCTCACGGCCACGTTTGCCCACGCAGATTCCGCCCTTCGGATGCCGTCGACGGGCAGTGTTGCCCCCTGCGTGCCACCTCTCTCCACTTCTCTCTTGTCcctctcagccactgtccacgcgGCCGCCGCAGCAGCCACGGCCGCTGCGCACAGCTTCCCGCTGTCCTTCGCTGGGGCCTTCCCCATGCTCCCCCCAAACGCGGCTGCGGCAGTGGCAGCGGCCACGGCCATCAGTCCGCCCTTGTCGGTATCAGCCACGTCCAGCCCTCAGCAGACAAGCAGCGGAACAAACAGTAAACCTTACCGACCCTGGGGGACAGAAGTGGGAGCTTTTTAA